From a single Sparus aurata chromosome 13, fSpaAur1.1, whole genome shotgun sequence genomic region:
- the frmd8 gene encoding FERM domain-containing protein 8, whose protein sequence is MEGDDCTFQPDSSDDHSQRGSVASSATLSRAQDVLIYLFGESAVHLTVEGLGSVNVQELARSVREALNIPECVQDVFALWLCSPLLDLQLKARHQPYKLCRQWQDLLYRFTEASEEDISQDEPYLQFRRNVFYPKSKELQIEDEAVLRLLYEEARSHILTGRYPSDPEHWTGLGALSLALDEGTNLDSQQFTTTIREKKLSSFLPAHVVMGSGGLFSTLRGKSSRQAGLEQSLLEAYKKISTSAGDSPAPTQLLHQYLNTCHTLPYYGCAFFLGEIDKPAQGILQRGKRKAVNVGICLEGVYVMDVKEKHVLLGLRFSELSWDHSYPEEEGDSHILWLEFDGEEDGTPVNKLLKIYSKQAELMSGFIEFCVELKSASEGGAAAGMDGEVSQSQQPAGQEGSKKNGRGGRRGMLSRQNSVVCNRVHSLNTISYVDNGKEIKRLKPKRAASFFTRQASAPSYSAVQVTESLEQG, encoded by the exons ATGGAAGGAGATGACTGCACTTTCCAGCCAGATTCATCGGACGACCACTCACAAAGAGGAAGTGTTGCTTCCTCTGCGACACTTTCCCGTG CTCAAGATGTGCTCATATACCTGTTTGGTGAGAGCGCAGTACACCTAACAGTGGAAGGACTTGGCAGTGTCAATGTGCAGGAGTTGGCCCGCAGTGTTCGTGAGGCTCTTAATATTCCCGAGTGTGTACAGGATGTGTTCGCCCTCTGGCTTTGTTCTCCACTGCTCG ATTTGCAGTTGAAGGCAAGGCATCAGCCATACAAACTGTGCCGGCAGTGGCAGGACCTGCTGTATCGCTTCACTGAGGCCTCAGAGGAAGACATATCACAAG ACGAACCGTATCTCCAGTTCCGTCGGAATGTGTTTTATCCCAAATCTAAAGAGCTGCAG ATAGAAGACGAGGCTGTGCTGAGGCTTCTGTACGAGGAGGCCAGAAGCCACATTCTCACCGGTCGATACCCCTCCGACCCCGAACACTGGACGGGTCTCGGAGCTTTGTCTCTTGCTCTTGATGAGGGAACTAATCTTGACAGCCAACAATTTACTACCACTATAAG AGAAAAGAAGCTGTCTTCCTTTCTGCCCGCTCACGTTGTGATGGGGAGCGGAGGTTTGTTCTCCACTCTGAGAGGGAAGTCGAGCCGCCAGGCGGGGCTGGAGCAGAGCCTCCTGGAGGCGTACAAAAAGATCAGCACATCTGCAGGAGACTCTCCGGCGCCCACACAGCTCCTACACCAGTACCTCAACACATGTCACACTCTGCCTTATTATGG GTGCGCTTTCTTCCTGGGGGAGATTGACAAACCAGCACAAGGGATTCTTCAAAGGGGAAAACGCAAAGCTGTGAATGTTGGCATCTGCCTGGAAGGAGTTTATGTGATGGATGTCAAAGAGAAG CACGTGTTGCTCGGCCTGCGTTTCAGCGAGCTCTCCTGGGACCACAGCTacccagaggaggagggggactcACACATTCTGTGGCTGGAGTTCGACGGAGAGGAAGACGGCACTCCTGTGAACAAGTTACTGAAGATCTACTCCAAACAA GCCGAGCTCATGAGTGGGTTCATCGAGTTCTGTGTGGAGCTGAAGTCCGCGTCAGAGggtggagctgcagctggaATGGACGGAGAGGTGAGTCAGTCTCAGCAGCCTGCGGGACAAGAGGGCAGCAAGAAGAACGGGCGTGGAGGACGGCGCGGGATGCTGAGCAGGCAGAACAGTGTCGTCTGCAATCGGGTCCACTCACTCAACACTATCAGCTACGTGGACAATG GAAAAGAAATCAAGCGCTTGAAGCCGAAAAGAGCTGCGTCCTTCTTCACCCGACAGGCGTCTGCACCCTCGTACTCGGCTGTGCAAGTGACGGAGAGTCTGGAGCAGGGTTAA
- the tm7sf2 gene encoding delta(14)-sterol reductase TM7SF2, giving the protein MRPNSQGLKHKSSHDTEREFGGTLGAICIPVFLPLTVLFLISVSRCPEASVLKWPPSLPSTDHLWDPLALMVLLGWISLHALLYLTPVGKVSEGLVLRDGTRLKYPINGFHGLCISGVLLLLLVGLGAPLGYLFELLVPLAVCAIAVSFLFSVYLYIRSFCAPSDALALGGNTGNPLYDFFIGRELNPRIGNFDLKYFCELRPGLIGWVVINLGMLMKEVELRGSPSLAMILVNCFQLLYVADALWNEEAVLTTMDIVHDGFGFMLVFGDLAWVPFTYSLQAAFLVVHPQALTFLGAAAIIALNGVGYYIFRKSNSQKNQFRRDPSHPSVARLETIATATGKRLLVSGWWGLVRHPNYLGDLLMALAWSLPCGFSHLLPYFYVIYFTILLIHREDRDERQCRAKYGLAWDTYCRRVPYRIFPYIY; this is encoded by the exons ATGAGGCCCAACAGTCAAGGACTCAAACACAAATCCTCACATGACACAGAGAGGGAGTTCGGAGGAACACTGG GTGCCATATGCATCCCCGTCTTTCTTCCGTTGACGGTGCTGTTCCTGATATCTGTGAGTCGATGCCCTGAGGCCAGTGTGCTCAAGTGgcccccttccctcccctccaccGACCATCTGTGGGACCCTCTGGCCCTCATGGTTCTGCTGGGCTGGATCTCTCTGCATGCCCTCCTCTACTTGACGCCAGTAGGAAAG GTGTCTGAAGGATTAGTGCTGAGGGATGGAACGCGTCTCAAGTATCCCATAAACG GTTTTCACGGCCTGTGCATCAGtggtgtgttgctgctgttgttagTGGGGCTCGGGGCTCCTCTGGGGTATCTGTTTGAGCTGCTGGTGCCTCTGGCAGTGTGTGCAATAGCAGTGTCATTCCTGTTCTCCGTCTACCTCTACATCCGCTCCTTCTGTGCTCCTTCTGATGCACTCGCTTTGGGGGGCAACACAG GAAATCCACTCTATGACTTCTTCATCGGGCGGGAGCTAAACCCACGGATCGGAAACTTTGACCTTAAATATTTCTGTGAGCTCAGACCGGGTCTGATTGGCTGG GTGGTCATAAACCTCGGCATGCTGATGAAGGAGGTGGAGCTTCGTGGTTCTCCCTCGCTCGCCATGATACTGGTCAACTGTTTCCAGCTGCTGTACGTGGCAGATGCTCTGTGGAATGAG GAGGCTGTACTGACAACTATGGACATTGTGCATGATGGTTTTGGCTTCATGCTGGTCTTTGGGGATCTGGCCTGGGTTCCCTTCACATACAGCCTGCAGGCCGCCTTCCTGGTTGTGCACCCACAGGCACTAACTTTCCTCGGAGCAGCAGCTATAATTGCACTCAATG GTGTTGGATATTATATTTTCAGAAAATCCAACTCACAGAAGAACCAGTTCAGACGAGACCCTTCACATCCAAGTGTTGCAA GACTTGAGACCATTGCCACAGCAACGGGGAAGAGGCTGCTGGTCTCCGGCTGGTGGGGTCTCGTTCGTCATCCCAATTACCTCGGCGACCTCCTCATGGCCCTGGCGTGGTCCCTGCCATGTG GATTCTCACATCTTCTGCCTTACTTCTACGTCATATATTTCACCATCTTGCTGATTCACCGAGAGGACCGCGACGAGAGACAGTGTCGGGCCAAATATGGACTAGCGTGGGACACCTACTGCCGACGTGTCCCCTACAGGATCTTCCCTTACATATACTGA
- the rom1a gene encoding rod outer segment membrane protein 1a, with product MVLMKMKFPFEKRVKLAQGLWLLSLSATVAGALTFSLGCILKTELRRRAEVMDNSDIHIVPDTLMIVGLASLGINYFASKICQDALDAGRFPRWKNFLKPYFAVSCFFTVLMLLAIIMSYAMKGTLESSLKAGLRNGIRFYKDTDTPGRCFQKQNIDRLQMEFRCCGNTDFRDWFEVQWISNRYLDFSSTEVKNRIKSNVDGRYLVDGVPFSCCNPSSPRPCIQYQLTNNSAHYNYDYQTEELNIYLRGCREALVNYYMGLMNTIGAGVLSVFLLQGSVLVSLRFLQTSMEAVAGNENVEIETEGYLLEKGVKETIMEYLDPLLKFLLLKNQVEEGDPAAAPATT from the exons ATGGTGTTGATGAAGATGAAGTTCCCCTTCGAGAAAAGGGTGAAGCTAGCCCAGGGACTGTGGCTCCTCTCCTTGAGCGCCACAGTGGCCGGAGCTTTGACCTTCAGCCTGGGGTGCATCCTGAAGACAGAGCTCCGCAGGAGGGCAGAG GTGATGGATAACTCCGACATTCACATTGTGCCCGACACCCTCATGATTGTCGGTCTGGCCTCCTTGGGTATCAACTACTTTGCGTCAAAGATCTGTCAGGACGCTCTGGATGCCGGGCGATTTCCTCGCTGGAAGAACTTCTTAAAGCCCTACTTTGCCGTCTCTTGTTTCTTCACCGTCCTCATGCTGCTGGCCATCATCATGAGCTATGCGATGAAGGGCACTCTGGAGTCTTCACTGAAGGCCGGCCTGAGGAACGGCATCCGCTTCTACAAGGACACGGACACCCCCGGGCGCTGCTTCCAGAAACAGAACATCGACCGGCTGCAGATGGAGTTCCGGTGCTGCGGAAACACCGACTTCAGGGACTGGTTTGAGGTCCAGTGGATCAGCAACCGCTACCTTGATTTCAGCTCGACGGAGGTGAAAAA CCGCATCAAGAGCAACGTGGACGGCCGTTACTTGGTAGACGGAGTCCCGTTCAGCTGCTGCAACCCGAGCTCTCCTCGCCCGTGCATCCAGTATCAGCTCACCAACAACTCGGCACACTATAACTACGACTACCAGACCGAGGAGCTCAACATCTACCTCCGAGGCTGCCGAGAGGCCCTGGTCAACTACTACATGGGCCTGATGAACACCATCGGGGCTGGAGTCCTGTCAGTCTTCCTCTTACAG GGCTCTGTGCTGGTGAGCCTGCGCTTCCTGCAGACCTCCATGGAAGCCGTGGCAGGGAACGAGAACGTAGAGATTGAGACCGAAGGGTACTTGCTGGAGAAAGGGGTGAAGGAGACCATCATGGAGTACCTGGACCCTCTGCTCAAGTTCCTCCTGCTGAAAAaccaggtggaggagggagaccCCGCTGCTGCCCCGGCAACCACCTAA
- the vps51 gene encoding vacuolar protein sorting-associated protein 51 homolog yields MDDEAGGSVAVAGDGDPSRRRRVHGMLKLYYGMNEEGKAEEQPESLDPCDINGPHFDPELFLNKLRRECSLAELMDQETCMVKQIRSLDSDMQTLVYENYNKFISATDTIRKMKNDFKKMEDEMDCLSANMAAITEFSASISGTLQDQHAQITKLSGVHTLLRKLQFLFELPARLNKCLELQAYAQAVRSHRRARCVLQQYSHLPSFKGIQDDCHAIMDKLAQELRQKFRDGGSSAKDLSECVELLLQLDEPAEELCDKFLSHARSRLESDLQGLEAEIRPYPSTLAVKDVTARSLSPAAAPGSPSGTSPKTSAVPSPSSNTDILEFIDRGCNEFVSSLCLVITSYQELFINHAQKGELASKNIPQMANGKLHTFVDDLAARYFSLVERRIQEEKGVADNSLLVRALDRFHRRLQAVAKLLPGSAVPNQGTGIVIRAATERVKQYLAALQSFYMDSLTDVRQALATPRLSVASASVAGGGSLLGGAASGRDAPNSLPELLSSLSASILNQIKSVLASVHLFTAKDITFSNKPYFKGDFCSQGVRESLVVSFIKFVCQSSRQFCESAGDKGGSTPPALLLLLSRLCLDYETSTISYILTLTDEQFLAQHHSPVTPVTSLCAEAREAAQKLLNHYVKVQGLIISQMLRKSVETRDWVNTIEPRNVRAVMKRVVEDTTSIDVQVGLLYEEGVRKAHSSDSSKRTFSVYSSSRQQARYAASYTPSAPMDTNLLSNIHKLFSERIDIFSSVEFNKVSVMTGIIKISLKTFLECVRLRTFGRYGLQQIQVDCHYLQMYLWRFVSDENLVHFLLDEIVGSSAHRCLDPSPMEQSVIEVICERG; encoded by the exons ATGGACGATGAGGCCGGCGGCTCGGTGGCGGTGGCCGGGGACGGCGACCCCAGCAGGAGGCGGAGGGTGCACGGCATGCTGAAGCTCTACTACGGCATGAACGAGGAAGGAAAGGCCGAGGAGCAGCCGGAGTCCCTGGACCCCTGCGACATCAACGGGCCGCATTTCGACCCCGAGCTGTTCCTCAACAAG CTCAGACGGGAGTGCTCTCTCGCGGAGCTGATGGACCAGGAGACCTGCATGGTGAAGCAGATCCGCTCTCTGGACAGTGACATGCAGACTCTGGTGTATGAGAACTACAACAAGTTCATATCTGCTACAG acacTATAAGAAAGATGAAGAACGACTTCAAAAAGATGGAGGACGAGATGGACTGCCTGTCCGCCAACATGGCAGCGATCACCGAGTTCAGCGCCAGCATCAGTGGAACTCTTCAAGACCAGCACGCACAGATTACAAAGCTCTCAG GCGTTCACACTCTGTTAAGGAAGCTGCAGTTTCTGTTTGAGCTGCCTGCTAGACTAAACAAGTGTCTGGAGCTGCAGGCCTACGCTCAGGCGGTGAGATCGCACCGCCGTGCCCGCTGCGTGCTGCAGCAGTACAGCCACCTGCCCTCCTTCAAGGGGATTCAGGACGACTGCCACGCCATCATGGACAAGCTGGCACAGGAGCTGCGACAGAAGTTCAG GGATGGTGGCTCAAGTGCCAAAGATTTATCCGAgtgtgtggagctgctgctaCAGCTGGATGAGCCGGCGGAGGAGCTCTGCGATAAATTTCTGAGCCATGCGCGGTCTCGACTGGAGTCAGACCTCCAGGGTCTGGAGGCAGAGATAAGACCGTACCCGTCCACCTTGGCCGTGAAAGATGTTACGGCACGCAGCTTGTCACCTGCTGCAGCCCCTGGATCTCCGAGTGGTACCTCCCCTAAAACGAGCGCCGTACCGTCTCCCTCCTCAAACACTGACATCCTGGAATTCATCGACAGAGGCTGCAACGAATTTGTCAGCAGCTTGTGTTTAGTCATCACATCCTATCAGGAACTTTTCATCAACCATGCTCAGAAAGGCGAGCTAGCATCCAAAAATATTCCCCAGATGGCAAATGGGAAGTTGCACACCTTTGTGGACGATCTGGCTGCTCGGTATTTCTCGCTCGTGGAGCGGAGGATTCAGGAGGAGAAAGGGGTCGCAGATAACTCGCTCCTGGTCCGCGCACTGGACCGCTTCCACCGCAGACTTCAGGCCGTGGCCAAGCTGCTGCCAGGCTCCGCCGTGCCGAACCAGGGGACGGGGATCGTGATCCGGGCGGCAACAGAGCGAGTCAAGCAGTACCTCGCCGCCCTGCAGAGCTTCTACATGGACAGCCTGACGGATGTGAGGCAGGCGCTGGCCACACCTCGGCTCTCTGTGGCCAGCGCCTCAGTGGCTGGAGGTGGATCTCTTCTAGGGGGGGCAGCCTCTGGTAGAGATGCTCCAAACAGCCTGCCGGAGCTGCTCTCCTCGCTGTCCGCCTCTATTCTCAATCAGATTAAGTCAGTGCTCGCATCTGTGCATCTTTTCACAGCAAAGGACATTACATTCTCCAACAAGCCGTACTTCAAG GGTGACTTCTGCAGTCAGGGTGTGCGTGAGAGTCTGGTGGTGAGCTTCATAAAGTTTGTGTGCCAGTCTTCTCGCCAGTTCTGCGAGAGCGCGGGAGATAAGGGAGGCTCGACTCCTCCGgcccttctgctgctgctctctcgCCTCTGcttggactacgaaacttcaacCATCTCCTACATACTCACCCTCACAGATGAACAGTTCCTTGCGCAG CATCACAGTCCAGTAACACCCGTCACATCTTTATGTGCTGAAGCCAGGGAGGCAGCACAGAAACTACTAAACCATTATGTAAAA GTTCAGGGTCTGATCATCTCCCAAATGTTGAGAAAGAGCGTGGAAACACGAGACTGGGTGAACACCATCGAGCCACGAAACGTCCGTGCTGTGATGAAGAGAGTGGTGGAGGACACCACCTCCATCGATGTGCAG GTTGGTCTTCTGTATGAGGAAGGTGTGAGGAAGGCGCACAGCAGTGACTCCAGCAAGAGGACTTTTTCTGTTTACAGCAGCTCGAGGCaacaagctcgctacgctgccAGCTACACTCCGAG TGCTCCCATGGATACTAATCTACTGAGCAACATACACAAGCTGTTTTCTGAGAGGATTGACATCTTCAGTTCAGTGGAGTTCAACAAG GTCTCTGTGATGACCGGAATCATCAAAATCAGTTTAAAGACATTCCTGGAGTGCGTCCGCCTGCGCACCTTCGGCCGCTACGGGCTGCAGCAGATCCAGGTGGACTGCCACTACCTGCAGATGTACCTGTGGCGCTTTGTCTCCGACGAGAACCTCGTGCACTTCCTGCTTGATGAGATAGTGGGGAGCTCCGCCCACCGCTGCCTGGATCCGTCCCCGATGGAGCAGAGCGTGATCGAGGTCATCTGTGAGCGAGGCTAA